The genomic stretch GCCGACGGCCGTGTCTGGCATTGCCCTTACGGCTGTATATGCGAAGAACGGCTGGATTGGCCAATATTTGGACCCGCTCGGCATCAAAGCGGCATTTTCACCGCTCGGAATTGTGATCGCACTGACGTTTATTGGTCTGCCGTTCGTTGTGCGAACTCTGCAACCGGCCATTGAAGAGCTCGACCGAGAGTCAGAAGAGGCCGCTGCGAGCCTGGGGGCCACTCGCTGGCAAACATTCTGGCGCGTCATCTTCCCGTCGGTGCTGCCAGCGCTGCTTACTGGTTTCGCGCTATCGTTCGCTCGGGCACTGGGCGAATACGGTTCGGTTGTTTTCATCTCAGGCAATATGCCGATGAAAACCGAAATCGCGTCACTGCTGATCATTACCAAACTCGAACAATACGATTACGCTGGCGCCACCGCGATTGCCACGATGATGCTCGCCGCATCATTTGCGATTCTGTTTGCGATTAACGCGGTGCAGTGGTGGACCGCACGGAAGTACCGGGGGGTTGCATGACCACTACCGCACAATCAATGTCTGGTGCGATTCCAAAAGGCTCGCTCGTTGAAACGAACCTGGCCGGCCGGCTTCGGCTTGCCACCGATGAGCGAAGTTGGGTTAAAGCACTGCTCATCACGAGCACATTGGTATTCCTGACTCTCGTGCTGTTCGTGCCGCTGGCGGCAATTTTTGCGGAAGCATTTCGCAAAGGCGTGGCCGTTTACTTCGCGAGCTTTGCCGACGCCCACGCACTTTCGGCCATCCGCCTCACGCTGCTCGTGGCTTTCATTTGCGTGCCCTTAAACCTCGCGTTCGGTCTGGCAGCATCCTGGGCAATTGCCAAGTTTCAGTTCCCTGGCAAAAGTATGCTCATCACGCTGATTGATTTGCCATTTGCCGTATCGCCGGTGATTTCTGGTTTGATCTTCGTTCTGCTATTCGGCATGCGTGGTTGGCTGGGTCCCTGGCTCGACAGCCATCACATTCAAATCATCTTCGCTGTGCCCGGCGTCATCCTGGCGACGCTTTTCGTTACCTTCCCATTTGTCGCCCGCGAAGTCATTCCCTTGATGCAAGAGCAGGGCTCCGACGAAGAGTTAGCGGCCGTGTCCTTGGGCGCCAGCGGCTGGCAGACGTTTTGGCGCGTGACGCTGCCGAACGTGAAGTGGGCACTGCTTTACGGTGTCATTTTGTGCAACGCCCGGGCGATGGGCGAATTTGGCGCCGTGAATGTCGTATCCGGTCACATCCGTGGCAAAACCAACACGTTACCACTCCACGTGGAGATTCTTTACAACGAATACAACTTCGCCGCGGCGTTCGCGGTGGCTTCGCTGTTGGCGTTGTTAGCGCTGATCACCTTGGTGCTGAAGTCGGCCGTGGAATGGCGCGTGCGACGTGAATTTGAGCAAGCCCTTGAGCCCGCGACGTAGGTCCGCCGAGCCGAGGCGGACCCCTTTGAGTTCGAATACCAGCTTAAGTGTGCCGCTCGGCTCGCGGCACCTACGGTTGGGCAGAGGAATGATTCCCATGAGCATTGAACTTACCCACATCAGCAAGTCGTTCGGCACATACCAAGCGCTGCGTGATGTCAGCCTCGCAATCAACGACGGCGAATTGGTCGCGCTCCTCGGTCCAAGTGGTTCCGGCAAGACAACTCTGCTCCGCATCATTGCCGGGCTCGATACGCCGGAACGCGACCCGCGCTCGCGCATCCGCTTTTACGAAGAAGATGTCGCCAGTCGCCCGGCTGCCAAACGCCGCGTGGGCTTCGTTTTCCAACATTACGCGTTGTTTCGCCACATGAGTATCTTTGAAAATGTAGCGTTCGGCATGCGTGTGATGCCGCGTAAGAACCGGCTGGCCAAGCGTGAAATCGATCGCCGTGTTACGGAACTACTCAAACTGGTGCAATTAGACGGTCTTGGCCGCCGGTTTCCGTCGCAGCTCTCTGGCGGCCAGCGACAACGTGCGGCGCTCGCTCGTGCCTTGGCAGTCGAGCCCCGCGTGCTGTTGCTCGATGAACCCTTCGGAGCGCTCGACGCCAAGGTTCGCCAGGGCTTGCGCACCTGGCTCCGCCGCTTGCACGACGAGATTCATGTCACCAGCATTTTGGTGACGCACGATCAGGAAGAAGCGCTCGAAGTCGCCGATCGCGTCGTCGTCATGAACCAAGGCCGCATCGAGCAAATCGGCACTCCTGAAGAAGTCTTCCACAAGCCGGCAACACGTTTCGTCATGGAGTTCCTGGGGCAAGTAAATGTGTTCCGCGGACGCGTTCAGGGCGGCAAGGCGATGCTCGCCGGCGTACCGCTGGAAGGCCACTTTTTCTTCCCTGGCAAAGAGGAGGGCGCCGCGATGGTCTACATGCGGCCGCATGAACTCGATATCAGACTCTATAAGAACGGTGCACCGAATTTCCCAGCCAAAGTCACGCGCATCAATCCCGCAGGTTCCATCGCGAAAGTCACGACTCGGACGAACGACGGCCAAGACGTGCTCGTCGATTTGAGCCTCGATGATTACGAACGACTTAACCTGACCGAAGGCACCCACGTTTACATTTATCCGAAAAACGCGCGGGTATTCTTGCCGGAATACCAAATCTAACGAAAAGGTTGCCGAGATGATCCGTGGGGGAGCTATTGTGACGGAGCCCATTACAAATTCCGGACGAGTGCCTGCGCCTGAGCGAGGCAGCGATGCCGACGAGGCGCTGGCTCAGATTCGCGAATCCTTGCGCGGATTAAAGTTCGGCTCCGTGAACATCATCGTACAGGATGGTGTCATCATTCAGATCGATCGCACCGAAAAGCGCCGACTTAGGACGAATCGCACTACCAACTAGAGACAGTTCTTTTGCGCCGACAAAATGGATCGGCAAAAAGCATCGTAACAACATCACATTGTGAGCATTTCTCGCGACTTCATTTCTTTCACCCCAACTACTTTCCTAGCGCAAGGTCCGTTTTGACAACTCGTTGCCGACTGGAATCACCGGAGGCGCATTTCCAC from Pirellulales bacterium encodes the following:
- the cysT gene encoding sulfate ABC transporter permease subunit CysT → MALARTKHSVLPGFGLTMGYTVLYLSLIVLLPLGALVIKSTTLGWSGFWQAAWNPRVIASYKLTFGTSLMAATINAVFGLMVAWTLVRYTLPGKKFIDALIDLPFALPTAVSGIALTAVYAKNGWIGQYLDPLGIKAAFSPLGIVIALTFIGLPFVVRTLQPAIEELDRESEEAAASLGATRWQTFWRVIFPSVLPALLTGFALSFARALGEYGSVVFISGNMPMKTEIASLLIITKLEQYDYAGATAIATMMLAASFAILFAINAVQWWTARKYRGVA
- the cysW gene encoding sulfate ABC transporter permease subunit CysW is translated as MSGAIPKGSLVETNLAGRLRLATDERSWVKALLITSTLVFLTLVLFVPLAAIFAEAFRKGVAVYFASFADAHALSAIRLTLLVAFICVPLNLAFGLAASWAIAKFQFPGKSMLITLIDLPFAVSPVISGLIFVLLFGMRGWLGPWLDSHHIQIIFAVPGVILATLFVTFPFVAREVIPLMQEQGSDEELAAVSLGASGWQTFWRVTLPNVKWALLYGVILCNARAMGEFGAVNVVSGHIRGKTNTLPLHVEILYNEYNFAAAFAVASLLALLALITLVLKSAVEWRVRREFEQALEPAT
- a CDS encoding sulfate/molybdate ABC transporter ATP-binding protein, with protein sequence MSIELTHISKSFGTYQALRDVSLAINDGELVALLGPSGSGKTTLLRIIAGLDTPERDPRSRIRFYEEDVASRPAAKRRVGFVFQHYALFRHMSIFENVAFGMRVMPRKNRLAKREIDRRVTELLKLVQLDGLGRRFPSQLSGGQRQRAALARALAVEPRVLLLDEPFGALDAKVRQGLRTWLRRLHDEIHVTSILVTHDQEEALEVADRVVVMNQGRIEQIGTPEEVFHKPATRFVMEFLGQVNVFRGRVQGGKAMLAGVPLEGHFFFPGKEEGAAMVYMRPHELDIRLYKNGAPNFPAKVTRINPAGSIAKVTTRTNDGQDVLVDLSLDDYERLNLTEGTHVYIYPKNARVFLPEYQI
- a CDS encoding YezD family protein: MTEPITNSGRVPAPERGSDADEALAQIRESLRGLKFGSVNIIVQDGVIIQIDRTEKRRLRTNRTTN